A genomic segment from Acuticoccus sediminis encodes:
- a CDS encoding DNA gyrase inhibitor YacG — MNAHDPSQPHPARPCPVCGKPAAHATRPFCSKRCADVDLHRWLGGHYRVPVVEEDGGLDDTARDDSARDD; from the coding sequence TTGAACGCGCACGACCCGTCCCAACCGCACCCCGCGCGGCCGTGCCCCGTGTGCGGCAAGCCGGCCGCGCATGCGACCCGGCCGTTCTGCTCCAAGCGGTGCGCCGACGTCGACCTGCACCGCTGGCTCGGCGGCCACTACCGCGTCCCCGTCGTCGAGGAGGACGGCGGCCTCGATGATACCGCTCGTGACGACAGCGCGCGCGACGACTGA